In one Ralstonia pickettii genomic region, the following are encoded:
- a CDS encoding DUF2322 family protein, which produces MIQPTSVFKDNLAQLPAIDGIERIDLVDGQGAVVADIENKPGKQGSVAVYHYLQQTFDQLDATAAEHGLAVFAEHTIDARNRPGAHPNVDRLLAIAAGEPALRINVVKA; this is translated from the coding sequence GTGATTCAACCGACCAGCGTATTCAAGGACAACCTCGCCCAACTGCCCGCCATTGACGGCATCGAACGTATCGATCTGGTCGACGGCCAGGGTGCCGTGGTCGCCGATATCGAAAACAAGCCGGGCAAGCAAGGTTCGGTGGCGGTGTACCACTACCTGCAGCAGACGTTCGACCAGCTCGATGCCACGGCCGCGGAACACGGCCTGGCCGTGTTTGCCGAGCACACCATCGACGCACGCAACCGCCCCGGCGCCCACCCGAATGTGGACCGCCTGCTGGCCATCGCGGCCGGTGAGCCGGCACTGCGCATCAACGTCGTGAAGGCCTGA
- a CDS encoding response regulator — MSKILVVDDSSTVRDEVAGFLKKHGLAVDTAVDGKDGLAKIKANPGVKLVISDVNMPNMDGLTMVEKVRGELGNKTVNVIMLTTESSPAMKDRGKAAGVKGWIVKPFKGDAVLETFKKLAS, encoded by the coding sequence ATGAGCAAGATTCTGGTTGTCGACGATTCGAGCACCGTCCGCGATGAGGTGGCCGGCTTTCTGAAGAAGCACGGCCTGGCGGTTGATACTGCCGTTGACGGCAAGGACGGCCTGGCCAAGATCAAGGCCAACCCCGGCGTCAAGCTCGTCATCAGTGACGTGAACATGCCCAACATGGACGGTTTGACCATGGTTGAGAAGGTGCGCGGCGAGCTGGGCAACAAGACGGTCAACGTCATCATGCTCACCACCGAAAGCAGCCCTGCCATGAAAGACCGTGGCAAGGCCGCTGGCGTGAAGGGCTGGATCGTCAAGCCGTTCAAGGGCGACGCGGTGCTTGAGACGTTCAAGAAGCTGGCAAGCTGA
- a CDS encoding methyl-accepting chemotaxis protein produces MGTIVMAVIAGGLVAGVLMWVIRQRKVNALVRTLGDADRRIADLSADLTKHAAQVETGMREVAALETTVGQMRDAAADQLEVIEQLRTELQSATAAKEHWASRAGQIAEEAVRLRGLALTFERWHEQMISLMEQNHDMHAKNEELQSIVRHVVIVSLNASIEAARAGTAGRGFAVVASEVRALAARSEELSKSYRNSLHLNDLTTTATFQDIQAGGKMITASLSSVEALASQFQHQLH; encoded by the coding sequence ATGGGGACGATTGTTATGGCCGTCATCGCTGGCGGCTTGGTTGCCGGTGTGCTGATGTGGGTGATCCGGCAGCGGAAGGTGAATGCGCTCGTGCGCACCTTGGGCGATGCCGATCGCCGCATTGCTGATCTGTCAGCGGATCTTACGAAGCACGCCGCGCAGGTCGAAACGGGCATGCGGGAAGTTGCTGCACTGGAAACCACGGTCGGCCAGATGCGCGATGCCGCTGCCGATCAGCTGGAGGTCATCGAGCAACTGCGTACCGAACTGCAGTCGGCCACGGCTGCCAAGGAGCACTGGGCGAGCCGCGCGGGGCAGATTGCCGAAGAAGCGGTGCGCCTGCGTGGCCTGGCGCTGACGTTCGAGCGCTGGCATGAGCAGATGATCTCGCTCATGGAGCAGAACCACGACATGCACGCGAAGAACGAGGAACTGCAGTCCATCGTCCGGCATGTGGTGATCGTCTCGCTCAACGCGTCCATCGAGGCGGCGCGTGCGGGGACGGCGGGCCGCGGTTTTGCCGTGGTGGCCAGTGAGGTGCGTGCGCTGGCGGCGCGTTCGGAAGAATTGTCAAAGAGCTATCGCAACAGCCTGCACTTGAACGATCTGACCACCACCGCCACGTTCCAGGACATCCAGGCGGGCGGCAAGATGATCACTGCATCGCTGTCGAGCGTCGAGGCGCTGGCTAGCCAGTTTCAACACCAGCTTCACTAG
- a CDS encoding DUF1801 domain-containing protein — translation MKKSTQDTAASASELIDARIAELNDWRGEMLARLRAVIRAADPDVAEEWKWNVPVWSHHGLICTGEAYKQTVKMTFAKGASVPDPSGLFNSSLDGNTRRAIDFREGDKVNEKALKALIQAAIAVNEACAKR, via the coding sequence ATGAAGAAAAGCACGCAGGACACCGCCGCATCCGCGTCCGAGCTGATCGACGCACGCATTGCAGAGCTGAACGACTGGCGCGGCGAGATGCTCGCCCGCCTGCGCGCCGTCATCCGCGCAGCCGACCCCGACGTGGCGGAAGAATGGAAATGGAACGTGCCCGTGTGGTCGCACCATGGCCTGATCTGCACCGGCGAGGCCTATAAGCAGACGGTCAAGATGACGTTCGCCAAGGGCGCCTCCGTGCCTGACCCGTCTGGCCTCTTCAATTCCAGCCTGGACGGCAACACGCGCCGCGCCATCGACTTCCGCGAGGGCGACAAGGTGAACGAGAAAGCGCTGAAGGCGCTCATCCAGGCGGCCATCGCCGTGAACGAGGCCTGCGCCAAGCGTTGA
- a CDS encoding MFS transporter, translated as MTTAMGLPATSTPLPRHHRWKVLGVGVAANASFSAAFSGIPTTAVFIRSAYHLGNAELGVALGALGLGIAISELPWGLLTDRWGDRTVLLAGLGLTALALFVMACCVVPLHGNVPPLAWLVGGMLSVGLLGGSVNGSSGRAVMGWFREGERGLAMSIRQTAVPLGGGIGALVLPTIAAHAGFAAVYGVLAAACALTAVLTWLWVHDAPDTVNAVAQAAPPGGTGPLRDPTLLRMALAIGLLCVPQGAVVAFATVFLRDFAHANVLTLSLTMAAVQGGAAVMRVWSGRWTDRHGNRRAYLLACARLSVALFVGLAGVAWMTSALSIDLSVMRVALVAAVVAGGICVSAWHGVGYTELATLAGAQRAGTALGLGNTGAFAALGLTSLCLPQVLAWSSWPVVWLVAAASALIAWRVLPAVRQ; from the coding sequence ATGACAACCGCGATGGGCTTGCCGGCCACGTCGACGCCCCTGCCGCGCCATCACCGCTGGAAGGTGCTGGGCGTGGGCGTGGCGGCCAATGCGAGCTTTTCGGCAGCGTTTTCGGGCATCCCGACGACTGCCGTGTTCATCCGCTCGGCGTATCACCTGGGCAATGCGGAGCTGGGCGTGGCGCTGGGCGCGCTGGGGCTTGGCATTGCCATCAGCGAGCTGCCGTGGGGCTTGCTGACCGACCGCTGGGGCGATCGCACGGTGCTGCTGGCGGGGCTGGGGCTGACCGCGCTGGCGCTGTTCGTGATGGCATGTTGCGTGGTGCCGCTGCATGGCAACGTGCCGCCGCTCGCGTGGCTGGTGGGCGGCATGCTCAGCGTCGGCCTGCTGGGCGGCAGCGTGAACGGATCGAGCGGCCGCGCCGTCATGGGCTGGTTTCGCGAAGGCGAGCGGGGGCTCGCCATGAGCATCCGCCAGACCGCCGTACCGCTGGGCGGCGGCATTGGCGCGCTCGTGCTGCCGACTATCGCCGCGCACGCGGGGTTTGCCGCCGTCTATGGCGTGCTGGCGGCGGCATGTGCGTTGACTGCGGTACTGACGTGGCTGTGGGTGCATGACGCGCCGGACACGGTGAATGCGGTTGCGCAAGCAGCCCCGCCCGGGGGCACTGGCCCGCTGCGCGATCCAACGCTGTTGCGCATGGCCCTGGCCATTGGGCTGCTGTGCGTGCCGCAAGGCGCGGTGGTCGCTTTTGCCACGGTGTTCCTGCGCGACTTCGCACACGCCAATGTGCTCACACTCAGCCTCACCATGGCAGCGGTGCAGGGCGGGGCGGCCGTCATGCGCGTATGGAGCGGGCGTTGGACCGACCGCCACGGCAATCGCCGCGCCTATCTGCTCGCGTGTGCGCGGTTGAGCGTTGCGCTGTTCGTTGGGCTGGCCGGCGTGGCGTGGATGACGTCGGCGCTGTCGATCGATCTGTCGGTCATGCGCGTTGCGCTGGTGGCGGCCGTGGTGGCGGGCGGCATTTGCGTATCAGCGTGGCATGGCGTGGGCTATACCGAGCTGGCGACGCTGGCCGGTGCGCAGCGCGCCGGCACGGCGCTGGGGCTCGGCAACACGGGCGCGTTTGCGGCACTCGGGCTGACGTCGCTGTGCCTGCCGCAGGTGTTGGCGTGGTCGTCGTGGCCGGTGGTGTGGCTGGTGGCGGCCGCCAGCGCGCTGATTGCATGGCGTGTGCTGCCGGCGGTACGTCAGTAG
- a CDS encoding ATP-binding protein — protein MTIRHRITLLVVLMFVALAAIGGYAVYQTRSSAAEVRQVTEGVVPSALASADLVSLVKDVQLATMVLVYAPDANIVAQAKDDLKAKEAALRAALDVQAKRANSHAQEGLVAQAKEAVDSYVDAIQQTTDMKLAGKDELAQAFLFANVASYRDVLEKIVETLRIEKNREKDEAIAGLNGKLASTATTIGVVSGVAVVLLTAIGMLLYRQITRPLTRMQAEMSEIATSQDFTRRVPVGRMDEIGHSVVAFNQMIEKIQENAALLKQKTADIQAMLQNMQQGILTVVEGGVVHEEYSVYLESIFETQEIAGRRLMELIFADTSLGADTLSQVEAAVDACLGQDIINFAFNQHLLASEVEKRMPDGRTKTLDLSWSAITDESDTILRLMLCVRDVTELRKLAAEASEQRRNLEMIGEILAVSQEKFQHFIDSSTTFVHENERIIRQYSQADSQAIAALFRNMHTIKGNARTYNLQHLTNVVHETEQTYHALREADSEHTWDQDWLMQELARVREAIENYARINEVKLGRKGDAAPGNASQAAPDVMARIQESLRLLESANPGSLYELVVMRDSVYQLLRLLGSETVDALLSGTLQSLPSLAQELGKEPVAVRIDDNGYRVRTEARGILQNVFMHLLRNSIDHGIEPAEERIAQGKPASGTIDIELGVDQGMLQITLCDDGRGLALERIRSIAVERGWLGADQHATDEDIAQCIFRPGFSTADKVTEVSGRGVGMDAVQEFLKREQGRIELRFTDDHKGAAFRQFQTVVCLPERFAVDSVNATLGAAPAVRVDLDKEAS, from the coding sequence ATGACCATTCGTCATCGCATTACATTGCTGGTGGTGTTGATGTTTGTCGCGCTGGCGGCCATCGGCGGATACGCGGTCTACCAGACCCGCAGCAGCGCTGCAGAGGTCCGCCAGGTGACCGAGGGTGTGGTGCCGAGCGCGCTGGCGTCGGCCGACCTGGTATCGCTCGTCAAGGACGTGCAGTTGGCGACGATGGTGTTGGTGTATGCACCGGACGCCAACATCGTCGCGCAGGCCAAGGACGACCTGAAGGCGAAAGAAGCCGCCCTGCGCGCGGCATTGGATGTACAGGCCAAGCGCGCCAACAGCCACGCGCAGGAAGGTCTGGTTGCCCAGGCCAAGGAGGCCGTCGACAGCTACGTCGACGCTATCCAGCAGACCACCGACATGAAGCTCGCGGGCAAGGACGAGTTGGCACAGGCCTTCCTGTTTGCCAACGTGGCCAGCTACCGCGACGTGCTGGAAAAGATTGTCGAGACGCTGCGCATCGAGAAGAACCGCGAAAAGGATGAAGCCATTGCCGGCCTGAACGGCAAGCTCGCCAGCACGGCCACCACCATCGGCGTGGTGAGCGGCGTGGCGGTCGTCCTGCTCACCGCCATCGGCATGCTGCTGTATCGCCAGATCACCCGGCCGCTCACGCGCATGCAGGCCGAGATGAGCGAGATCGCCACCAGCCAGGATTTCACGCGCCGCGTGCCGGTGGGCCGCATGGACGAGATCGGCCATTCCGTCGTTGCGTTCAACCAGATGATCGAGAAGATCCAGGAGAACGCCGCGCTGCTCAAGCAGAAGACCGCCGACATCCAGGCCATGCTTCAGAACATGCAGCAGGGCATCCTGACCGTGGTCGAGGGCGGCGTGGTGCACGAGGAATATTCGGTCTACCTCGAATCGATCTTCGAGACGCAGGAGATCGCCGGCCGCAGGCTAATGGAGCTGATCTTTGCCGATACCAGCCTTGGCGCCGATACGCTGTCGCAGGTGGAAGCAGCCGTCGATGCATGCCTCGGGCAGGACATCATCAACTTCGCGTTCAATCAGCACCTGCTGGCGAGCGAGGTGGAAAAGCGCATGCCGGACGGGCGCACGAAGACGCTGGACCTGTCCTGGTCGGCCATCACCGATGAAAGCGACACAATCCTGCGCCTGATGCTGTGCGTGCGCGATGTGACCGAGCTGCGCAAGTTGGCGGCCGAAGCCAGCGAGCAGCGCCGCAACCTGGAGATGATTGGCGAGATCCTGGCGGTGAGCCAGGAGAAGTTCCAGCACTTCATCGACAGCTCCACGACCTTCGTGCACGAGAACGAACGGATCATCCGTCAGTACTCGCAGGCCGACAGCCAGGCCATTGCGGCGCTGTTCCGCAACATGCACACCATCAAGGGCAACGCGCGCACGTACAACCTGCAGCACCTGACCAACGTGGTGCACGAGACCGAGCAGACCTACCATGCGCTGCGCGAAGCCGACAGCGAACACACCTGGGACCAGGACTGGCTGATGCAAGAACTGGCGCGCGTGCGCGAGGCCATCGAGAACTACGCCCGCATCAACGAGGTGAAGCTGGGCCGCAAGGGCGACGCGGCGCCGGGCAATGCCTCGCAGGCAGCGCCGGACGTGATGGCGCGCATTCAGGAAAGCCTGCGTCTGCTGGAGTCAGCCAACCCGGGCAGTCTGTATGAACTCGTGGTGATGCGCGATTCGGTCTATCAACTGCTGCGCCTGCTCGGCAGCGAGACGGTGGACGCGCTGTTGTCGGGCACGCTGCAATCGCTGCCGTCGCTGGCGCAGGAGCTGGGCAAGGAGCCCGTGGCCGTGCGCATCGACGATAACGGCTACCGCGTGCGCACCGAGGCCCGCGGCATCCTGCAGAACGTGTTCATGCACCTGCTGCGCAACTCTATCGACCATGGCATTGAACCCGCCGAAGAGCGTATCGCTCAGGGCAAGCCAGCTTCCGGCACGATCGACATCGAATTGGGCGTTGACCAGGGCATGCTGCAGATCACCCTGTGCGATGACGGCCGCGGCCTGGCGCTCGAGCGCATCCGCAGCATCGCCGTGGAGCGCGGCTGGCTCGGCGCAGACCAGCACGCCACCGACGAAGACATCGCGCAGTGCATCTTCCGCCCGGGTTTCTCGACTGCCGACAAGGTGACGGAAGTGTCCGGGCGCGGCGTCGGCATGGATGCCGTGCAGGAATTTCTCAAGCGCGAGCAGGGCCGCATCGAACTGCGCTTCACCGACGACCACAAGGGCGCAGCGTTCCGCCAGTTCCAGACGGTGGTGTGCCTGCCCGAACGCTTTGCCGTTGACAGCGTGAACGCGACGCTCGGCGCGGCGCCGGCAGTACGCGTGGATCTTGATAAGGAAGCATCGTGA
- a CDS encoding glutathione S-transferase — protein MADNSALPLLYSYRRCPYAMRARLAMLQANRRFQTFEIVMRDKPAELLALSPKGTVPVLHLTDGGVLEESLDIMQWAFDARDPEGWWSRAQSDDNLALLRTNDGEFKRQLDRYKYPDRYPQEATPRETARARATETLLMPLESRLLDQRYLGGPTPCATDLAIFPFVRQFAAVEPDWFARQPLPAIQAWLAGWLTSRLFEVCMTKQPVQAVAVFPEYQHLDGSTDRLTD, from the coding sequence ATGGCCGACAATTCAGCCCTGCCCTTGCTCTACAGCTATCGCCGCTGCCCATACGCCATGCGTGCGCGGCTGGCAATGCTGCAAGCCAATCGACGCTTCCAGACCTTCGAGATCGTCATGCGCGACAAGCCCGCCGAACTGCTGGCGCTGTCCCCGAAAGGGACTGTTCCCGTCTTGCATCTGACCGACGGCGGCGTGCTGGAAGAGAGCCTGGACATCATGCAGTGGGCCTTCGACGCACGCGACCCGGAAGGCTGGTGGAGCCGCGCACAATCCGACGACAACCTCGCCCTGCTGCGCACCAACGACGGCGAGTTCAAGCGCCAGCTCGATCGCTACAAATACCCCGATCGCTATCCGCAAGAGGCAACGCCGCGCGAGACGGCGCGTGCCCGGGCAACAGAAACGCTGCTGATGCCGCTGGAATCGCGCTTGCTAGACCAACGCTATCTTGGCGGCCCAACGCCGTGCGCGACGGATCTGGCGATCTTTCCGTTCGTGCGGCAGTTTGCGGCGGTGGAGCCGGACTGGTTTGCCCGCCAGCCGCTGCCCGCAATACAGGCCTGGCTGGCCGGGTGGCTCACCAGCCGCCTGTTCGAGGTCTGCATGACGAAGCAACCCGTGCAGGCCGTTGCCGTGTTTCCCGAGTATCAGCATCTGGATGGATCCACTGACCGACTGACCGACTGA
- a CDS encoding alkaline phosphatase family protein yields MAGLNAIEHVVVLMLENRSFDNLFGTLYSKSAEFDGLSGEETNPDGGGQPIRVWTTPAPPNVMTLPNPDPGELFTDINQQLFGQQMPLGQTPTMQGFTTNYAKNGGDPRDIMHFFTADQVPALSTLARNYAVCDAWFASAPCQTWPNRFFVHTGTAHGYPNNSPVHFPYLMPTLFNALDGVVPDDWAVYYHDFAQSLTLTRLWLHLDHFHLFDDFLDDASSGKLPSYSFIEPRYFADLDWPNDMHPPHDIGYGDALVAQVYNALRNSPQWHQTLLVITFDEHGGCFDHVPPPAVVPPSPPQPGQLFAFDRLGVRVPAVVVSPWIPKGTIFRSTAAQPYDHTAIIKTLRVRYNIRTPLTARDASAPDLGQVLELSAPDDNRDPVVARAMAANPAGLQAARNAPLNDFQWAMHESAAMLAPLGTGISIDDHVRNLSTDQQAPVPAVQNAQQAAQHIKDVLASMDLPHAGQ; encoded by the coding sequence ATGGCAGGCTTGAATGCAATCGAGCACGTGGTCGTGCTGATGTTGGAGAACCGGTCGTTCGACAACCTGTTCGGCACGCTCTATTCAAAGAGCGCAGAGTTCGACGGCCTGTCTGGCGAAGAGACCAACCCCGACGGCGGCGGCCAGCCCATCCGGGTGTGGACAACCCCCGCGCCGCCCAACGTGATGACGCTGCCCAACCCCGACCCGGGCGAGCTGTTCACCGACATCAACCAGCAGCTCTTCGGCCAGCAGATGCCGCTGGGTCAGACGCCCACCATGCAGGGCTTCACCACCAACTACGCCAAGAACGGTGGCGACCCGCGCGACATCATGCATTTCTTCACGGCGGACCAAGTGCCAGCACTGAGCACGCTGGCGCGCAACTACGCCGTATGCGATGCGTGGTTTGCCTCCGCGCCGTGCCAGACGTGGCCGAACCGGTTCTTTGTGCACACCGGTACCGCGCACGGTTATCCGAACAACTCGCCGGTGCACTTTCCGTACTTGATGCCGACGCTGTTCAATGCGCTTGACGGCGTGGTGCCCGACGATTGGGCTGTCTATTACCACGACTTCGCGCAGTCGCTCACGCTGACGCGGCTGTGGCTGCACCTGGATCACTTTCACCTGTTCGACGATTTTCTCGACGATGCGTCCAGCGGAAAGCTGCCCTCGTACAGCTTTATCGAGCCACGTTACTTTGCCGATCTCGACTGGCCCAACGACATGCATCCGCCGCACGACATCGGCTACGGCGATGCTTTGGTCGCGCAGGTGTACAACGCGCTGCGCAATTCGCCGCAGTGGCATCAGACCCTGCTCGTGATCACCTTCGATGAGCACGGTGGCTGTTTCGACCACGTGCCGCCGCCCGCCGTGGTGCCGCCAAGCCCGCCGCAGCCGGGGCAGCTCTTCGCGTTCGACCGGCTGGGCGTGCGCGTGCCGGCGGTGGTGGTGTCGCCGTGGATTCCCAAGGGCACGATCTTCCGCTCGACCGCGGCGCAGCCGTACGACCACACCGCCATCATCAAGACGCTGCGCGTGCGGTACAACATCCGGACGCCGCTGACCGCCCGGGATGCCAGTGCGCCCGACCTCGGTCAGGTGCTGGAACTGAGCGCGCCCGACGACAACCGTGATCCCGTTGTCGCCCGTGCCATGGCAGCGAACCCGGCCGGCTTGCAGGCCGCCCGCAACGCGCCGCTCAACGACTTCCAATGGGCCATGCACGAATCGGCGGCGATGCTCGCGCCGCTGGGCACCGGCATCAGCATTGACGACCACGTGCGCAATCTGTCGACTGATCAGCAGGCGCCCGTGCCCGCCGTACAGAATGCCCAGCAGGCGGCGCAGCACATCAAGGATGTGCTGGCATCGATGGA
- a CDS encoding GlxA family transcriptional regulator, giving the protein MRRIGFLVFPGCSLLDFTGPLTAFDVANRLAAQPAYRIDVLSEGGAQVQSAPGLVMQTQGLDDPAFDTLVISGGNGPREDAFSPRLIAFVREAAAHSRRMTSVCSGAFALAAAGLLDGRRATTHWRMAALLQRRYPRVQVQSDHIFIHDGPVWTSAGISSGIDLALALIEEDLGVDVSRAVARELVVYHRRPGGQSQFSTLLELDPASSRIARALGYAREHLHEALDVDRLAEVAHLSRRQFDRAFVAETGQTPAKAIEKLRAEIARPRVEAGDESLEHIARAVGFADPERMRRAFIRVFGQPPQSVRRSGRSGHTRLAA; this is encoded by the coding sequence ATGCGCAGAATCGGCTTTTTGGTGTTTCCGGGCTGCAGCCTGCTCGATTTCACCGGCCCGCTGACAGCCTTTGACGTGGCAAACCGGCTCGCGGCCCAGCCGGCGTATCGGATCGACGTGCTGTCCGAAGGCGGCGCGCAGGTGCAGAGCGCGCCCGGCCTCGTCATGCAGACGCAGGGCCTGGACGATCCGGCCTTCGATACGTTGGTCATCTCGGGCGGCAACGGCCCGCGCGAAGACGCGTTCTCGCCGCGGCTGATCGCCTTCGTGCGGGAAGCGGCAGCGCATTCACGGCGCATGACGAGCGTGTGCTCCGGCGCCTTTGCGCTGGCGGCGGCGGGCCTGCTCGATGGCCGCCGCGCCACCACGCACTGGCGCATGGCGGCGCTGCTGCAGCGGCGCTATCCGCGCGTGCAGGTGCAGAGCGATCACATCTTCATCCACGACGGCCCTGTGTGGACGTCGGCCGGCATCTCGTCCGGCATCGACCTGGCGCTCGCGCTCATCGAGGAAGACCTGGGTGTCGACGTGTCGCGCGCCGTGGCCCGCGAGCTGGTGGTCTATCACCGGCGGCCCGGCGGGCAATCGCAGTTCTCGACCTTGCTGGAGCTGGACCCGGCATCGAGCCGCATTGCGCGGGCGCTGGGCTATGCGCGCGAGCACCTGCACGAGGCGCTGGACGTCGACCGCCTGGCCGAAGTTGCTCACCTGAGCCGCCGCCAGTTCGACCGCGCCTTTGTGGCGGAGACCGGCCAGACGCCCGCCAAGGCCATCGAAAAGCTCCGTGCCGAAATCGCCCGGCCCCGCGTGGAAGCGGGTGACGAATCGCTGGAACACATTGCGCGCGCCGTCGGCTTTGCCGATCCGGAACGCATGCGGCGGGCGTTCATCCGCGTGTTCGGCCAGCCGCCGCAATCGGTGCGGCGCTCGGGGCGGTCCGGACATACACGTCTGGCGGCCTAG
- a CDS encoding class I SAM-dependent methyltransferase translates to MDEPQTASPDSTAARVALWRALHMHSDAPPHVLEDAVGLKLLAPEPGWQQRGDMDPQFTRPFRASIVARARFIEDLVIEQAGRGLLSQYVILGAGLDSFAQRRPDVASRMTVFEVDQPGPQAWKRQRLQALGFGIPRWLRFVPVDFEARESWQDALVAAGFDTRRPAIVVSTGVSMYLSKEANAATLRQVASLAPGSMLAMTFLLPLEMADPDVRPGLEMAEKGARASGTPFISFFTPPEMLALARENGFRDAQHISADTLTERYFSGRTDGLRPPRNAEELLLATV, encoded by the coding sequence ATGGACGAACCACAGACAGCATCCCCCGACAGCACCGCAGCACGCGTCGCGTTGTGGCGCGCCTTGCACATGCACAGCGATGCACCGCCGCACGTGCTGGAAGACGCAGTAGGCTTGAAGCTGCTCGCCCCGGAGCCCGGCTGGCAACAACGGGGCGACATGGACCCGCAGTTCACGCGTCCGTTTCGCGCGTCCATTGTGGCGCGTGCGCGCTTTATCGAAGACCTCGTCATCGAACAAGCGGGCCGTGGCTTGTTGAGCCAGTACGTGATTCTGGGGGCGGGGCTGGACAGCTTTGCGCAACGCCGGCCCGATGTGGCATCGCGCATGACGGTGTTTGAAGTCGATCAGCCCGGCCCGCAGGCCTGGAAGCGCCAGCGTCTGCAAGCGCTGGGCTTCGGCATTCCGCGTTGGCTGCGCTTCGTGCCGGTGGATTTCGAGGCGCGCGAATCCTGGCAGGATGCGCTGGTCGCGGCCGGGTTTGATACGCGCAGGCCGGCCATCGTGGTCTCCACGGGTGTGAGCATGTATCTGTCGAAGGAAGCCAATGCGGCGACGCTGCGGCAGGTGGCGTCGCTGGCGCCGGGGTCGATGCTGGCGATGACATTCCTGCTGCCGCTGGAGATGGCGGACCCGGACGTCCGGCCCGGCCTTGAGATGGCGGAGAAAGGCGCACGTGCGAGCGGCACACCATTCATCAGCTTCTTCACGCCGCCAGAGATGCTCGCGCTGGCCCGCGAAAACGGCTTTCGCGATGCCCAGCATATTTCGGCTGACACATTGACGGAACGCTATTTCTCCGGCCGGACCGATGGCCTGCGCCCGCCGCGCAACGCAGAAGAACTGCTGCTGGCGACGGTCTAG